The bacterium genomic interval CTTCCCCAAAGACTATGATCAAAAAAGGGCAGCTCTAATATTAGTTTAACCTCCCATTCCTTATCTTCGAGGGGGAAATCATTCCCAGTTTCCTTGTAATTTCCTGCGATGTCAATCTGAAGTCCAGGAGGATTGGTTATTATCGCATCAGTTTTTCTAAGAAGATAATCACTTTCAGAGATCAGGATTTCCGGGCTGTTTTTTAGAGCCAATTCAATTTGCTCCTCTATCTCAGGCACTGCTGGCAGTGGACCGATATCTTCCTCAACAAGATTGATTGGCTGCTTCCCATCTATTCCCAACCTGTCTTTTAATCTGAGGCTTAGCAAATGTAATAGCTTTTGACTGGCTTCCAATTCAGTTGTAATCTCCTGAAATTCTGCTTTATAACCAAGTAATTCCAGTCTTGTAATCAATCCCTTTTGATATGCCTCCTCTGCTTGACTACAAAGACTGGCCACTCGGTCGAATATCTTTTTGGAAGTAGTCAAATTAATCCGGGCCTTCAGGACTTCAAAATAATACCTCTTTATTTCCAGGACGAGATCGTTTTTCTCCTTCTGATAAATAGCCTCGAATAGCTTCACCCTTGCCCGGGCCTGGTGGTAAGTGCCCAGAAGTTGACCACCATGATAGAGAGGCTGTCTCAATTCTGTCTTCCAGATATAAGTTTCCCATTTTAGAGGGCCAAACATTTCTTTCTCTTTTGTTTCACTTTGGATTAGAGAAGAAGATATTTGAGGAAGAAACTGCTTGATGGAGTCAATCAAAATCTTTCGGGAAAGACCTATTTCCTTTTTTGCCTTTTGAAGCTCGACACTTTGCTTTATCCCGATACTGACACAGTCATTTAGAGAAAGGGAAACAATCTTTTCCGCTCCAAAGAGAGGAGAGGGAGCATTTAGTG includes:
- a CDS encoding TolC family protein, whose amino-acid sequence is MKWVGGIWCLLLFLATLNAPSPLFGAEKIVSLSLNDCVSIGIKQSVELQKAKKEIGLSRKILIDSIKQFLPQISSSLIQSETKEKEMFGPLKWETYIWKTELRQPLYHGGQLLGTYHQARARVKLFEAIYQKEKNDLVLEIKRYYFEVLKARINLTTSKKIFDRVASLCSQAEEAYQKGLITRLELLGYKAEFQEITTELEASQKLLHLLSLRLKDRLGIDGKQPINLVEEDIGPLPAVPEIEEQIELALKNSPEILISESDYLLRKTDAIITNPPGLQIDIAGNYKETGNDFPLEDKEWEVKLILELPFFDHSLWGRLEKDKMEGGTQPTTDIKEGRLTLFDKDLLAKKIAAGRIETDAYRYYEVPPEKMRRMISQQVYQAVYDIMEAKRKLETTEVNIVQKKEKLMIERKRYELKEITELNLVTSEIELERAKAHLTATRYSYLIALAGLEHITGLGGKRITIE